The Chryseobacterium sp. JV274 sequence ATATGAAAAAACTAACGACTGCTTATACATTAATCCTTTTTGTACTGGGATTTTCTTTATTGAATGCTCAGTCGAAGACCGTATTTGAAAAAGAAAAATCAGAAATCAGTACTATGCTGGATGCATTCAACGTAGCTGCGGCAAAAGCAGATTACAATGCATATTTTAATTTCTTTGCGGATGAATCTACCTTCATTGGAACAGACGCTACCGAAATATGGAATAAAAAAGAATTCATGGTATGGGCAAAACCTTATTTCGACAAAAAGAAAACCTGGAATTTTAAAGCCCTTAAAAGAAATATTTACTTCAGCAAAGATGGAAAACTGGCATGGTTCGATGAACTATTGGATACCCAGATGAAAATATGCAGAGGTTCCGGAGTGGTAGAAAAAATCAACGGAAGCTGGAAGGTAAAACAATACGTTCTTTCTGTGACTGTTCCTAATGAGGTGGTAGATAAAGTGGTGGTTGAAAAAACACCTATCGAAGATGCATTAATTCAAAAACTTAAGTCATAATGGCAGAAAGGGTAGGGATATATAATTCGGGGCCATTTGGAAAAAGAAAAAAACCAAACTTATCCATGCTCCAGATTATTAACATGAGTATGGGATTCCTTGGAATTCAAATGGCGTTCGGATTACAAAATGGAAATGCAAGCCGTATTCTTGGTAATTTAGGAGCCGATGTTCATGAGTTATCCTGGTTCTGGCTCGTTGCTCCCGTTACAGGTTTGATTGTTCAGCCTATCATCGGGCATATGGGAGACAATACCTGGAGTCCGTTGGGAAGAAGAAAACCTTATTTCCTGATTGGAGCTGTTTTGTGTGCAATAGGATTGGTTTTACTTCCTAATGCAGCTTCCGTTACTCAAATGTTTGCCGCCAATGCGCTTTTGTTAGCTGTAATATTCCTCGCCATGATGGATGCTTCCGTAAATATTGCAATGGAGCCTTTCCGTGCTTTGGTAGGAGATATGCTTCCGAAACATCAGGGGACAATAGGATTTTCGGTGCAGACCATTCTGATTGGAATCGGAGCTGTATTGGGCTCTTATCTGCCGGACTGGTTAACGAAAATGGGAATCTCCAACGAAGCCCCGGCGGGATTTGTGGCAGATAACGTTATTTACTCCTTTTATATAGGGGCAGGATTGCTTATCATCTCAATTTTGTACACCATCATGACAACCAGAGAGTATTCTCCACAGGAATTCGCTGATTTTGAAGATGGAAAAGAGGTAGAACAACAGGAGTCTAAGTTTTCAGATATCTTCAAAGACTTTGCAGCAATTCCTATACAGATGAAAAAACTGGGAATTGTTCAGTTCTTTTCATGGTTTGCATTATTTACCATGTGGGTATTTACGACCAGTGCACTGGCAACCCATCATTTTGGACTTTCTCCGGAAGATACCCACTCCAAAGCATTTAATGATGCAGGGGATTTAACAGGGAAGCTTTTCGGAATGTACAATCTGTGGGCAATTCCGTTTGCATTTCTATTGACACCTATAGCGAAACTGATCGGTAAAAAGCAGACTCATGCCTTAGCTTTATTGTGTGGAGGTGTTGGACTTGTTTCAATGTATTTCATTAAAGATGTCAACAACCTATGGATCTCTATGATCGGTTTAGGATTTGCCTGGGCAAGTATTCTGGCAATGCCTTATGCTATGCTTATTGAAGTCATTCCACAAAGAAAAATGGGGGTCTATATGGGAATATTCAATTTCTTTATTGTGATTCCACAAATAATCAATGGATTATTTGGAGGTCCGGTTGTAAGTGGTGTTTTCGGAAAACAAGCGATGGATTATGTAGTTGTAGGTGGTGTTTGCATGCTGATAGGAGCTGTAGTGACCATGATTTTTGTTAAATCAGAAGATGAAACCCCTAAGGAAATTGAAGAAGAAATCAAACAGGTACATTTTTAAAAATTGAATAAATTTAAATTCAAAATATCAATAGGAGCGGGCTTTAGCCCGCTTTTCTTTTAAGGTATTTATTAATTGGCTTTAGCCGAAACACATATTTATAATAAATAACAGAATGTAATAGTCTCCCACAGATTTCACAAATGACACAGAGGTTTGCGTTTACTTATATAATCTATTTAGTCCATTCAATTATGAAGTAAATAGTATACAGTTTGAAATTTTATCGCAGATAAAATCCTTGCGCCCTAAAACATATGGAATATAAAAATCTTTGCGCCTTAGCGTTTCCAACCCATCCACCATTTTTACTTTCTCAACTCTTTTACCCCATAAACTTCCTTTCTTACCCTACATCAACTTTTAAAATGCCTGCATGTCTTACATTTGTACCATAAATAATCACAGAAATGAAAACAGTATATCATAAAGCAGATTCAAGAGGCCATGCCAATCACGGATGGTTAAATTCTTACCATACATTCAGTTTTGCCAACTATCAAAACAGAGACAGAACGAATTTTGGTGTTTTAAGAGTATTAAACGATGACACCGTTTCTCAGGGAATGGGATTCGGAACGCACCCGCACAGGGATATGGAAATTATATCCATTCCTCTGGAAGGAGATTTGGAACATAAAGATTCAATGGGAACTACAGCTGTGATCAAAAAAGGAGAAATCCAGGTGATGAGTGCCGGAACAGGTGTTAAGCACAGTGAATATAATAAAAATAAAGATGAAGAGGTAAAGTTTCTACAGATCTGGGTTTTCCCAAAAGAACTGGATGTTGAACCGAGATATGATCAAAAAAGTATCAAGGAAGGTGAAAAGATTAACGGATTCCAACAGATTTTATCTCCTAATAAAAATGATGAAGGAGTTTGGATTCATCAGGATGCGTGGTTTAATTTAGCCAATTTTACAAAAGGAAACGGCAAAAATTATATGCTTAACAAAAAAGGAAACGGAGTTTATGCGTTTGTGTTGAAAGGAAGTGCAAAAATAGGAGACCGTGTTCTGAATGAAAGAGACGGATTGGGAATCTGGGATACTCAGAGCTTTAACATCGAAGCGGTGGAAGACACTGAAGTATTATTAATGGAAGTACCAATGGAACTGCCGTCATATCTTAAATAAAAAACTAAATTTGTAATCTTAAAAAATAAATCTCACCTATGAAAATTTTAGCAATAGCAGGAAGCAACTCGGAAGTTTCAATGAACAAGCAGTTGGTTGCCTATGCATCAACATTATTTGAAAATGCAGAAGTAGAAGTAGTAGATCTGAATCCTTTTGAAATGCCAATCTATAAGCATGAAAGAGAATTGGCTGCTGGTGTTCCTCAGGAAGCTCATGACTTTGCTGCCAAAATTGACGGTGCCAATGTATTGTTGGTGGCTTTGGCAGAACACAACGGAACCTATTCTACAGCATTCAAAAATGTGTTCGACTGGGTATCAAGAATCAAAGACAGAACGGTTTGGAATGAAGTACCAATGCTATTGATGTCTACATCTCCGGGAGGTAGAGGGGGAGCAGGAGTTTTGGAAGCTGCATCGAAGCGTTTTCCTTTCCACGGAGGAAATGTAGTGGAAACTTTTTCACTTCCTTTCTTTAACGATAACTTTGATAAAGGAGCTCAGAAAATTTCTAATGAAGATAAAGTCAGTGAGTTAAAAGAAAAAATCAAAAAGATTGCGGCTATTGAAACAATCCTTGAAAAATAGAATTTTGAATTAGTTTTTAGATAAAAAACCACTCATATTTTGAGTGGTTTTTTATTTATTAGCTATTTAATTCGAATATATTAATTGTCCATTAGTCCCGCATCTCTTAATTTTTTTAAAAGATCATTAAAATTCGACACTAAAGTTGTTGTATCTAGGGCTATTGAATCCGCTTGGTTTTTCATTTTTTTATTGATCTTATCTACTTTAATTGGACGAAGACTGCCATCTGTGGCAATCCAACTTTCTCCGGTTTCAGAATATAAAATATCACCTGTCATTGCTCCCGTTGTTCTATTTTCTATAGGGTTTTCTGGAGGTGTGGTTGTTATTTTATATCTGCCGTTAGGAAGATTCCTTGATATATAACTTGAAATACTCTCGCCTTTTTCAAAACTTAATATTTCGTTTAATGATATAAATTTAAAGTCAAATTCATTTTGATTTACATTATATTTACCTAATTCAATTTTTATATATTTTGTCTGAGGTGCGTATTGTTCAAACTCTAAAATTGCAATTTGATTTGTGAAACCTGTTGAACCTTCAATAGACAAAGGAAAACGAAATGCACTGCCTACTATGTTTTGAAACTGAGTGTCTACACCTGCTACTGGCTTGGTTATCGTAATTAATTGTTGGTTAGAATCATATAGTTCTATTCGGAAACATCTGGCAATGTTGCTTATTGTACCAAAGTAATTAGCATTGCCGTTAAGCATAAACAGGTATTTAGAGGTGGCATTTACAGGTATTAATTTAGATTTTATAGTAGTAGAATGATTAGCAATATTCCTGTTACCTATTCTTGTGTAATCTTTATTAACTCTATCTATCACAAGTGAAGTTGCAGTACCGAAAACCCATGATCTTACCGACTGGGAGTAATCAAAATCTATCAAATAAGGGTCAGGAATTAAATTAGGCCCAAATCTCAGATTAAGGTCTAAATTTCCCATAGGTATATTGACTACTTCCTGATTGGATATTTTCTTTATCTGTGATCCAATTATTTCACAGTCTGCCCCATCGTACATCAGCCAATCTATTTGGCAGCCAATAATAGTCATATTTTGGACGGGATTTGCAGATAATGTATTTACTAATAAATTAATTCTTCGATAGACACCACCTTGTAATTGAATATTTTGATTTATTTCTATCGAATTGGGTTCAATATTCAAATACATGCCATTATCAATTATATTTACAGGATTAACAATTTTGATATTATTACAGTTATCTACTATGGAAAAATCGGATTGACCATTATTACCGAAAAAGCAATTGTCAACTGTCAGATCATTTGTGTTTTTTGCATACAATCCCCATGAATTACCATTTGTTTGATTCTTAAAATTAAAGAAACCGCACTTTCTTAGATAAATACGATTTCTGGATTCTGTAGTGGCACGTTGAGAATCTAGTTCTGTTTCTAAAGAATAAAAGTTGATATTCTCAACGTAAGCATCATCCCAGAACTGAACCATTGTAGGAGTACTATTCTTTTTAAGATAAAAACTAACTGTTCCTCTGCCTATGATGTTGATTTTCATTTTATTAACAGCGTATCCGGTTCTGAAGATATTAACTGAATAGTTACCATTGTCAAAAACTAGATCTAAATTATGATCTATAGCATAATTTCTTACCTTGTCAAATAAAGCCTGTTGTGAATTAAAATTATTATAGTTTGGAGTTGTTGAGATTGGAAACAAAGAAAAATCTTTTGAATTGAATTGTTGATTTTCAAAAATAGCAATCCAACTTCCGCTCGTACCATTAATAATACTCCCACCATCATCAATTGCTGTACTAAATGTCCATTTATATATCAAATGTCCTTTATCGCCTGGAATATAGTAGCCTAGTAATAAAATAGATTCACCTTCAGTTTGCCCATTAGTATTTCTTAATTCGGAAATATTGTCAACTGTTTTTAACATATACATATTTTGATAATTTAAGTTATTCAAAAATAAGATTTAGCCTATATAATAAGCAATTTTTAATATTTATTTCTTGGTAGATTAACTAGAATAGGGCAGTTGTATTGTTATCAGGTATTTAAAATTTTTTTCTAATAATGATTTTACGGTTGAACTTAATCTTAATTTTTCATCTTATATATTTAATTTTCTTTAATGATAATTTTGACAAAGGAACTTAAAAAATTCCTAATGAATAGAAAGTCAATGATTTAAAAGAAAAAATAAACAAGATTGCGGCTATTGAAACCATCCTTGAAAAATAGAATTTGAATATTCATTTAAAATTACTATTTTTGCAAAAAGAAAAGAGATGAAAATTCAGACCTCCTATAAACAATGTTTTTCTCATAAAGGGAAAATTGTGGGCTCTGAAATTCTGAGATAAAATAACGGCCGATAATCTGAAAAGATTGTCGGCTTTTTTGTTTTCTAAAATCAAGTATAAAAGTAATTGAAATATTAAAAGATAAAAAGACATAAGACATCAGATGCAAGACAAGTAATCATCTGAAATCTGAATCCGATATCTAAAAATCTAAGCAGACATGAGCAACACTTACAAATCAGCAGGAGTAGACAAAGAAGAAGGATACAAAACGGTTGACAAGATCAAAAAAGCGGTCGGTGAAACCCACAATTCCAATGTACTGAACCACTTGGGAAGTTTTGGTGCTTTCTATGAGATCGGTGGATACAAAAATCCTGTTCTTGTATCAGGAACAGATGGAGTAGGAACAAAGCTGAAAGTAGCTTTAGATACTAAAAAATATGATTCTATTGGTGTAGATTGTTTCGCAATGTGTGCCAATGATATTCTTTGCCACGGAGCAAAACCTTTATTTTTCCTTGATTATCTGGCTTGCGGAAAGCTTGATTCAGAAATTGCGGCAGAAATTGTTTTAGGAATGGTAGCAGCTTGTAAAGATAACAACTGTGCATTGATTGGTGGAGAGACTGCTGAAATGCCGGGAATGTATCAGCCTGGAGATTATGATGTTGCAGGATTCTGCGTAGGAATCGTAGAAAAAGATCAGATTATTGATGGTTCTAAGATTCAGGCAGGTAATAAAATTATTGCATTGCCAAGCTCTGGATTCCACTCAAACGGATTCTCTTTAGTAAGAAAGGTATTCCCAAATTTTGAAGAAGAATTTGAAGGAAAACCTTTATATGAAACACTTTTAGTTCCTACAAGACTATACTATAAAGATATTCATAAAGTATTGGAAGAAGTGAAAGTAGAAGGAATTGCTCACATCACAGGAGGTGGTCTTTACGAAAACGTTCCAAGAATCATTCCAGAAGGACTTTGTGCTTCTATTGACGAATCGAAAATCAGAATTCCTAGTGTAATGCTTGAATTGGAAAAGAGAGGTGAAGTAGCCCGTGAGGAAATGTACGGAACATTCAATATGGGGGTAGGGATGATCATTGTAGTGAATGCGGATCATGCTGAAAAAATCTTACACCTTTTAGATGATGCTTATGAAATCGGAGAAATCACAGAAGGAAGCGAAAAGATAGATTTAAAATTTTAGGAGCTTAATCCCGCTTTCCGCTGTATCTTTTTCGTCACGGCCTCCGCTTCGCTGCGGCCGCAACGAAAAAAGGATGTCGCTGCAATCGGGGCTAGTTAACAATATTCAAGGCCTTGTCAAGGTTCTAGACCTTGACAAGGCTGCCAAAAAAATATGAAGAACATCGTTGTACTTGTATCCGGTTCAGGAACCAATCTGCAGAGAATCATTGATACCATTGACGCTGGAGAAATCCAGAATGCAAAAGTATCTTTGGTAGTGGCAGACAGAGAGTGTTTCGGACTGGAAAGAGCAAAGAATCACAATATAGAAAGCATACTCATTCCAAGAGGAAAGAATTTCAGCAGTGAACTGGCTAAAGTAATCCCTGAAAATACAGATCTTATTGTATTGGCAGGA is a genomic window containing:
- a CDS encoding nuclear transport factor 2 family protein → MKKLTTAYTLILFVLGFSLLNAQSKTVFEKEKSEISTMLDAFNVAAAKADYNAYFNFFADESTFIGTDATEIWNKKEFMVWAKPYFDKKKTWNFKALKRNIYFSKDGKLAWFDELLDTQMKICRGSGVVEKINGSWKVKQYVLSVTVPNEVVDKVVVEKTPIEDALIQKLKS
- a CDS encoding MFS transporter yields the protein MAERVGIYNSGPFGKRKKPNLSMLQIINMSMGFLGIQMAFGLQNGNASRILGNLGADVHELSWFWLVAPVTGLIVQPIIGHMGDNTWSPLGRRKPYFLIGAVLCAIGLVLLPNAASVTQMFAANALLLAVIFLAMMDASVNIAMEPFRALVGDMLPKHQGTIGFSVQTILIGIGAVLGSYLPDWLTKMGISNEAPAGFVADNVIYSFYIGAGLLIISILYTIMTTREYSPQEFADFEDGKEVEQQESKFSDIFKDFAAIPIQMKKLGIVQFFSWFALFTMWVFTTSALATHHFGLSPEDTHSKAFNDAGDLTGKLFGMYNLWAIPFAFLLTPIAKLIGKKQTHALALLCGGVGLVSMYFIKDVNNLWISMIGLGFAWASILAMPYAMLIEVIPQRKMGVYMGIFNFFIVIPQIINGLFGGPVVSGVFGKQAMDYVVVGGVCMLIGAVVTMIFVKSEDETPKEIEEEIKQVHF
- a CDS encoding pirin family protein; its protein translation is MKTVYHKADSRGHANHGWLNSYHTFSFANYQNRDRTNFGVLRVLNDDTVSQGMGFGTHPHRDMEIISIPLEGDLEHKDSMGTTAVIKKGEIQVMSAGTGVKHSEYNKNKDEEVKFLQIWVFPKELDVEPRYDQKSIKEGEKINGFQQILSPNKNDEGVWIHQDAWFNLANFTKGNGKNYMLNKKGNGVYAFVLKGSAKIGDRVLNERDGLGIWDTQSFNIEAVEDTEVLLMEVPMELPSYLK
- a CDS encoding NADPH-dependent FMN reductase, with protein sequence MKILAIAGSNSEVSMNKQLVAYASTLFENAEVEVVDLNPFEMPIYKHERELAAGVPQEAHDFAAKIDGANVLLVALAEHNGTYSTAFKNVFDWVSRIKDRTVWNEVPMLLMSTSPGGRGGAGVLEAASKRFPFHGGNVVETFSLPFFNDNFDKGAQKISNEDKVSELKEKIKKIAAIETILEK
- the purM gene encoding phosphoribosylformylglycinamidine cyclo-ligase, yielding MSNTYKSAGVDKEEGYKTVDKIKKAVGETHNSNVLNHLGSFGAFYEIGGYKNPVLVSGTDGVGTKLKVALDTKKYDSIGVDCFAMCANDILCHGAKPLFFLDYLACGKLDSEIAAEIVLGMVAACKDNNCALIGGETAEMPGMYQPGDYDVAGFCVGIVEKDQIIDGSKIQAGNKIIALPSSGFHSNGFSLVRKVFPNFEEEFEGKPLYETLLVPTRLYYKDIHKVLEEVKVEGIAHITGGGLYENVPRIIPEGLCASIDESKIRIPSVMLELEKRGEVAREEMYGTFNMGVGMIIVVNADHAEKILHLLDDAYEIGEITEGSEKIDLKF